Within Bactrocera oleae isolate idBacOlea1 chromosome 6, idBacOlea1, whole genome shotgun sequence, the genomic segment atctcaaactaaagtataccatttgactttgcgagagtataaaatgctcggttacattcgaacttagccctttcttacttgtttatattctttttgataacacaaaatattaaactttgtaTGCCCGTCTGTCGGGCTATTAATCTTCTTGTCAACTAACTGTTCACTTGAGTATTAGTGATGATATAGTATAACTACATTTTGTATTTCATAGTGCTTCAGATACGCTGGCATTGTAAATAGGAAAAATTGGATTAAAACGTGAAAAATCTCCGGATTCTGTTCGAACGCATAATTTTATCAACAAATATCCATGCAataagcaagtaaggaagggcttagttcgggtgtaaccgaacatttcaatATCTTGCTAGGGACTAAAAggacattctttggcatttattttttgaaaattatctctttcaaatgttggccgcggctacgtctcagatagTCCATCCGTTAAGTcgaattttcgatgactcgttcaagCATTTCGACTGCTGACtagcgaatgacacgcgtgatgttttgctccaaggcctgaatcgaagcggcaTGGTCCGCATATACTTTGGAATTAAcaacatatccccacaggaaaaagtctaacggtggcCGTAGGATGGCCCAAaactctcaataaatccattggtTAATGCGACGTGTAGGAGTGGCGCCATCTCGCTGAAACCAAATGTCGTCGAGATCACCAGCTTTAATTTCAGGCATCacatagtcggttatcatggcgcaatGGCGGTCGAAATTAACGGTTACGTTTTCACCGAtataagctgtattttgtacgttttcaattaaagatctcgacgtaaaatgcgtcaagttgttccatacgtcagttcgagttgctgcgaatggcgtcgaatcgactctccacggtcttcatGTACACTCTcggctacggccgctatatatctttccatgatgaaatgccaaacaatactaaacaaaaataatatgacaacttgacacgactcacgcatgatctgtcaaaaaacaaaaactattgtAAAAGGACGTCTACTGGGGtattcaagcaaagttttgTACGAACACATTAATTAGTTCTTGTTTGTATAcaggaaagtaaaagaatcagatggaatttaaaattgtgttatacttgtatagaaAGGGTTTTTGTTTGATTTAGAACTAGGAATGTCAGGACAATGTTATctgccgaatttggttgaaatttgtcGAGTAGGTAACGAGAGatgggatttcacctaaaagtgggcagtggCGCTCCCATCGTTCAAATTTGACACCGCCTCTATAAAGCCCTTTTTACTATCTCTGatgtaaatttgtatgtctctgaagcatttatttataaatttatcgcATTCTTGCTAGTTTTTAACCAAACAGTTATATGGAGAGTGTGTTTCCATACCTTTGCGAAGGCTTTATATAgccaacaaaaatttttttttatacttttcggctaaatataatatgtaatttacTTCTGTTTGGATTTAATTTTCTCCTCTTCACATATAacttaagtattttttatatccaCACAAAAAATCTAATCTACATTTTGAAGTCattggaaaaatttattaatttacagcCCATCGTCGTTTCAATGAGTAGTTATTTtaagtttcaaaataaataagctagttttaaatttatatcacaactttattttattttcgttttagtAAAAGATTCGACATTCGATTTGTTTGTATACCAATCCTGAAATATTCTAATGATGGAAAGTGTAGGCAAGTGGACCTGAAACAATGCTCTTGACGACAGGAGCAGAATGAACCACAGGCACGGAGTGGACAACTGGAACGCTGTGGACTACGGGAGCGGCATGAACTACGGGTGCGGCATGGACTACTGGAACGACGGGGGCAGCAAGTACCGTTGTTTTGACGGCGTGAGCAAGCACCGGACTCACTACAGCTTTGCTATGGACCTGAGTGATGCTCTGGTGGGAAACGGCTGAAGGAGCACTGTGAACTACCGCGCCGACCTTGGCTAACACGGGCTCGTGGACTACATGGTGGGTTTCTAGGAGTCCAGCACTGACGGAGGTGGCGACGGCGAAAAGGCAGACAGCAGCAAGGATGGCGTCCTGTGCAGGAAtgtgttttaaattaataaaaatttgaaaatgactATAGAAGTATATTAACTTACGAGCTTgaacatttttgttaatttttgggAGTTGTTTATTTGTAAGAGTCCGAAATACTTCTGATGCTGATTGTACATCACTGCCCTGCTTTTATACAATGCAAGTTGCGCCAATAAGCATTATAGGTGAAGTATTTTGCTAATGATCGCTTACAGCCAAGTAAGCTTGTTTTTCCGCTACGCTTTGCGTACTTCTTTTGATTGTAGGAATTTACACGTCAACTAGAAGTTGGtaatgcaaaacaaaatattttaaacacacatacatgcacacaagAGTCATCACTATGAGTACAAGCGGCAgtaacagaaaaatattcagCTGGTAGCTTGCGCTTAGCTGCAGCAATATATTTAATGCCTACATGAAATAGCATCTGTAATGAATGAGTTTTTGAACTCAATATCAGCTGCTACGACGCGTCATTATCTTGAGAACctttacacacacacgcacaccgacacagccgaagcagctgtaatGACGTTTTCTCATTACTCCATATACTTGTTTTTCATTCATATCATTTCCTAAGATTTGGGTATAAAAGTTAACGCCAAAACAGCATCCAACATCAGTCACACACTAACTTTCCAAGCTCAACTAATCAGCACACCTCAACAACTCCAAAATGTTCAAATACGTAAGGAAAGAAATTAATAcgaaaaatataacaacattattaaatatttcctcAAACTCTTTTATAGTTCGCCCTCGTTTGCGTATTCGCCGTGGCCACAGTCAGCGCTGGACACCTTGAGACCCACCATGTAGTCCACGAGCCTGTATTGGCCAAGATCGGCTCGGTTGTCCATAGCGCTCCATCGGCCGTTTCCCACCAGAGCATCACTCAGGTCCATAGCAAAGCTGTAGTGAGTCCAGTGCTCGCTCACGCCGTCAAGACAACGGTACATGCTGCCCCGGTCGTTCCAGTAGTCCATGCCGCACCCGTAGTTCATGCCGCTCCCGTAGTCCATAGCGTTCCAGTCGTCCACTCCCTGCCTGTGCTTCATTCTGCGCCTGTCGTCAAAAGCATTCTTTCGGCTCCACTTGCCTACACTCTACATCATTAGAAAATTTATGGATTGGTATACTTGTTGTCGAATATTTTgcgaaaatttatataaaataaagttgtgataaaaattaaaacatatttcatCCAGTATTTGActctgttgttattgtttatgtAGATATTATTATATCCTGACGTGGAAAAGAAACTAACCTTTGAAATGTTTATTCAAATACTGTGAATTTCCTAGCATTCtttctacttgtatataaatgtaattataGGACTTCTTCAGTGGGACTTACGAAGTACATTTTATGGATTTTAGAAACCGAATTTTTCATtaagaaacatatttttattttttaatatcgtgACTAGATTTTTACGGAAATATCTTAGCCCCAACAAAAGGCAAATTAGTTAATGGCTCCTACTATCACTAAGTAGAAATATGATGCAATAAGGTCAGGTGTGGTCGATTTGGTGTTTTCAGTTTGATAACTGCATAATAAAGTagtatatttttgatttacatATAAGAGTAAGCGTTGACGACTTTGCATTAGAAGGTGACTggaataatttttcaaacaagAATATGTAGTGGGATATAATATGAGGTTATTAATTTAAGCATTGCAGCTATGTGTAAAGAAACGATAGTAGATAAGGTTTATGAAATGGGCTTCTAAAGCCTGGTGCCCATTTTTTGATTtcctgaataaaaaaaataagaaatagatTTAGTTAATTGAAAGGAGTTTTTATTCGAAATACATGATGAACTATTCGCACAATTGCGACAATAGCGCTTACGTGAAGTGTTAATAAAACCCATTAAGTCAACTCCAAAATTTAGATGACAGGGTTATTGTGCTGtgttataacatatataaaaacaaaattattttcggaaTTTGTTATCAAGGTGTCTCTTTTATTCATGCGGGGTGCGACTTTTGAAAAATGCAgtataatttttagaattttcaaagTCAAGTCGTGATATAAACTAGAGATTGTTTGGTAATGAGTTTTTATAAGAATAGAACTTGTGTAGCTTTATAGCTACAATTCGGGTAATCTTTGGATTTCTAGATTATTTGTGTAGTTTTTTACTAATTTCAGTTTGTGCAACACTATATAGACTATTTGACGCATTATATAGAAGATACATATGTTCTATATGCGGGTTGTGAGATTATCACTCAGCCTCACCGCCACTATCGCAAAAGCAATTTACTACCGTGTAGCCAATTTTCGTAAACGTAGTGTGTGTATCCGCCCGCGGATTTAAGAAAAAGAGCTAAGAATCAATATCATCTTTTATTCGATTTCTGTTTCCGGAAACGAAATCGCGCAGCAAAATCTAAGAGTGCTTGAATGGCACATAGAGAAACTTGTCTCCTCGGATGCGGATGGATAGGAAAGAGTTTCTGGGTAATTTCGTGATCGCCGATGGAAAAAGGATCCATTAATACACAAATAACCAGTCAAAATAATTAACTTCACCGATTAACCTGGTGATGGTCACCGTTTTTTAGGAATTGTAAGGTGTGACCATGGGCATGGCCGAGTTGCCGTCTTTGGTGAAGAAAAAAGTACTCTTCCTTCATGACAACTCCCCTCCACCTCCATTATTATTACGTACAAATTCATCGTATTAAGCTACGGACTTCTGCCCTACCTCCGTACTCCTCAGATTGTATCTCGTGGGATTGCTTCACTTAACTAGagttccaaaaaacataattttcagCAGGTTAAATAAGTGGCGCATCGTTTGTCAAGCGTATCGAGGtataatgaaattataatatgaagaaaataaaatcgcaattttctaaaattttcggTTTGCTTATGTAAGCTAATTACCTATCGGACCGACTGTTTCATTTATTTGGTCTTTCTTTCATATACGTTTTTAAATTAACTCGTTTCATAAAAGCTTAACAATCTTCAATCACATGTCGAACAAAGTGTATACTTTTAGGCTAAAGAATAATGATCGCTATAATGATACTGCTGTAAGTATATTGAGTATTATATAAACGAAGCTCAGTTTAGGGCATTGAATTTATGATCATTAATTATTTGTCTATCACCATTATGATTACtattacattatatataatattatatacaataattgacTTCCTGTTATTATCATAAACATGCGATCGAGCTAACAATGTATATAGGGGTGCCAGAAAAGTCACTTTTATAACAAAATgagaaagcaaaaatatatactttatgtacacacatacaaaaacaaaaatatacataaatacattatttGGAGAAAAAACACTTTGAaggattttgttgttgttattttttcatgGTTTTCATCGTAAGAAGGTAATATTCTCGACtgaatgcaattttattttattctgttaaagTTCAACCAGAATGACGCGAACGTTCAAGGTGTGAATGAAGTTCTACCTATTTTATTGACCTTTTTATGGAAATTAAGTCACAACGGGAGCAGGTTTAGGGGTGACACTTCTAGTATCTGCTGAAAGGAAAAcatttacgagtatataaaaaacCTACATAATAAAAACCATTTTAGTTTTTTCATTGCTTTGGGTTTTATTGAAAAGGTATATAGTTCTACATTGTAACTAAGTGTTTGTTGATTGCACTAgaagtcaacaaaaaaaaaaagaaaagtcttcaaataaaaaatgttcacaaAGAAATGCACTGCAACGCAACGAGCGCAAGATCGAAAGAAAGCAAATCGGCGCGTTTCaaacaacaaacatacatacataaatatatgtgtacttAGTTCTATGAATTTGACTGTACTTATGTGTGGCTATGAAAGTGCGATTGTGTCTGTGTGTTAAACTAGGTGGTGATCGCGTGTGGCCTTGTGGTGCTGAGTATTCATTTTGTAGATTAGTCCATTCGCAGTCGTAAAATGGCGGTCAATGGTAACTGTTGCTGTCACTACAACAACACTTTAACCAATAAcaatatgatcaggatgatggaTGATGGGAGTTAAAATAGGATGCACCGCGGTGAGGATTGGTGTGCCGACGAGCACCGGGTGAGTGGCATGCACCTGAGTGACACTCTGATGCGAAACGGAGGATGGCGAGACAAGGATGGGTCCCAAGATGGTTGGCCGTGCGGCAGTGAAGCTCAGCAGCGCAGCGAACACCACCAACTGTTTAAAGGGTAaggcaaaaataattaatttaaattattacaacTGAATATAACCGTTATCCTTACCAATTTGTAGAAGTTGAACATGTTTGCGCTAATATCGTTGCGTTGTACTTGCAGTGAACACGAAAAGTAAGACTTTGATGATACTGTTGCAGCCCGATGGCACTTTTATAGCGCGACGACTGAGCGCTATCGTTTAATCGTTTGCATTACAATTTGAATATTTCTCTCGCAAGTAACagtcagcaacaacaattgagGAACTTGCTATTGCATCTATGATTGAGCATAGCAAACTCAGCCAATACGGAAGATAATATTGTCTCGAGGCAGCAGCATAACTCGACCATATTGGATTGCCTTTGAAGTTCAATGCTAGTAAATGGTTCAGTGGTTAGATTGGCACGGTGTGTTTGATTTCAAtaatttcgaatttatttttatgttttccaaaccaaaatataaacaagaaaaaactttaacctcgtttgcaccgaagctataataccctccacaaACGCAAATGATTCATTACAaaaactttgatcggtcagtttgtatggcagctatatgctatagttactCGATTTGACGTTGTAACCAAactgacaaatttcgtgaaaatatttcttgatatgaaaattttttcgatagtacttgattccgatcgttcagtttgaatggcagctatatgctatagtagtacgATATCAgccgggtgcaaaatttcagatcgatgtttcaaaaactgagggactaggtcgcatatatacagacagacggacatcactaaatcgactcagtgcATCATGCAGatcatttacaatatatatgctttatagGGACTCTGGCGTTTCTTATTAGGTTCAgggtaaaacaaaatatatttcttttttaagtcttcaaaaaaacaataaatgttttacaaGTACCGTTAAGTTGTAGTTTGATCGAATGTGATCTGTTAAGTCATGAAGCTAAACCATTCTTATGCcgttttaaacttattttaaacGCCTAAACTAGGCTCACTTACTTCTGAGATCTCACTTGCTAATATAGTGAGTATTCGAGAAGCTTAGAGTGATGACCTACGTGCCATATAATTTCCAAAACTTAATGATCAATATAGGTCCAcaactttaattattttataaatgtataatagTCAGAGGCCGCTATGCACATTCCTCGTTCTTTCTGAGTCAGAATCAAATGCGggtttttatattcttatattttgtGACATTGTCAAAGCAAGTCTAATTAGTTTGTGTTTACCACGCTGTTGTTCGATCTTTCTATTTGTCtgataatattaaaacatataggTACAACTATTACGATTTATTGTTCTAATAACATTTACTACACTTTCACTATTTGTAAAACACTGTGCGTCGGATTCTGATTATGCTTATAATTTAACatatcatattatttttaatatcatataAATCTATTTGatacttaattaaatataatattatttaaaaactggttatgtttgtattaaattctgctttttatttattcacaGATTTTTATACACCATACcttttgaatatgtaataatcGAAGCTGACGTAAATTTGCTGTcgacaagtatatatgtatgtatgtacataagtgttcttctaatcaaataaaaagtatttcagGGAAAATATACTTTCAGTGGGGTACAGGATACAGGATTCCGGGTAGTTTTGAAACTTAAGCCGATTTGAATTTCTTTGAATGCATTAGAAACATATTTAatatcatattaatttattcTCTAGGAtatatactcacttagtttcattgcTCTTTTGCCTACAActgtatatgtgtacattagTATTATGAAAAGATTTCAGATTTCAGAGGGACAATATCTGGAGCTATAACATTTTTCTATCTTTCTGGCAAATTGTGGATTTCATCCTATAATAACTGCGCCGGCTTGGCGGACAAGAATGAATAAAGTCAATTTTGTTTCCCCTGTTCTGATGTGAAGCATTCCAGTGAGGGCGTTTTGCATCGACCGAAACAAATGGTAATGAGAAGGGAAAAGGTCTGGTATACAAGCAGATGAGGCAAAACTTAACAGCTGCagttttgcaattaatttttttaccggCCCTGCAACAGAGGCCGAGCTTGTTATGATAGAAAACAGTTCAAAATCAAGTGGAAAGTCGTAAGTCACTATATTGGGTATTTTAGGGCTACGGGAAATTCGTGACTGATTGCATCAACTTTAGGCATCACTAAGATATAGTCGAGGAGATTTTTTACCCAATTTTATTTAGACTCTTTGCAAGGTCTACTATAATTACAAAaccattatatataaaatatggggGTTGAGGTAATCTGTGGACAATATTAACTTTCGCAATATTACACGTTATTGATCtaattttcttaagttttgtcACAGGGATACATTAaacttcattaagatatctttcaGATTAATCGAATATTTCGATTAAATCTAGTCATAGATATTGAGGTCCTCACTATCGGTATATGGGACGTTCAAAAGTTAGAGTCCGATTTATTCACAATCCTTATACGGAGGATGTGTGCAGTTATTACTTGAGAGAAATGTTTCCAGCAACTTTGGTTAATATAAAAGTAGCAGGGATAAGGCCAACATTGCATTACACAGCATTTCATCAAATATGTTTGAATTTCGCATTtcctattatttttattcttttaaattttgtattagtgGTCTTGAACGTCCAGTTGCTAAATGTCAAACTGGTAGGTTTCCAGTCAATTGTAAAAGGTGATTGAGTTGGGCACCTCTCTATCTCTGCTAAGTAGTTTTAAAGTCCTTTGAGATATTAACCAAAGAACAAAAGATATTTGCCAAGGTGTATTACACAGTgtgcaaaatgtaaaaataatataaaaagagaGAAACCATTGGTGGTTTACAAAACTTCACTCAAAAGTGGTCAGTGTCTCGTTTATTGtccaatattttcgattttaaatgAGATATTTAGAATCATTATTACGAAGGCTCATATGAGCGTACTCTTTCATCACATATATTAGAGGAAGCTAAAGGAGTTTCAGAAAGAAGTTAGAACGAATGAACCTTTATGAAGTCTAGAGTTTGCTTCTTACAATCTTATCAATTTTTCTTGGCTGATTTCGCATGGAACATTTAACATTGGCTATTGGTTTATTGCACATTTATTCAAatcacattaaaatataaaacacatatttttaaaaaattattgatagtTGATAAAGCAATATGTAACAATGCAACGAACGAGACACAAAGATATACGAAAGTTGCGAAATCCTAAGATTCGTGGTTCCATAAATGATGTTGGGTGAGAGAAAAAAACGGTGAGTAAGTGTGCAAAGTGAGTAGTCCAAGGAAAATGTTGTAGAAGCAGTTATTTAACCGAGTAAATGTAGATGACCAACAAGGCCACCATGACCCAGACCTACAATTGGTCCGACAGGTCTGACTGGGCCGACTGGTCCCACAACAACACTTGAACCAAGACCGTGGATAAGGCCTGGTCCCACGATGCTTGGGTAGGCAGCAGCGATGCACATCAAGGCCGCGAACACGACGAGCTAAAGAAGATTATAATTAGTAGAGTCCTTTAAGGCTAAGCGGCTGCTTGAAAGGCTGGCATCTTACCACTTTGTAAAGGTTGAACATTTTGCGTTTGAGTTTAGTGCGCTAGCGAACACTTGTAATTTAATACGAAAGTAAAGACTGTTTGATAATTTTCCGAAGAGTGCttgagtttttatataaaatctttGTCACACAAGGGCAAAGCCATAACCTTTATTTGAATATCAAATTGGTGTGTGCACTTTCAATTTTTCCACTGATTTGCGAGTCAACTGCATTATGCATACGAGTATGCAATTGGGTCTTGCCGCAAGCCAGCCAAATGCACATGGcgtttgtatgtgtgggtgCGTAACGGTCACACTGCGTTCTTAAGGTGAAAGGTAGTGGTCtaaattgttgttggtgttggctTAGAATTGAAGTTCAATGTTGCCAACTCGATTGCCGCGATTGCCGCTTGTTATTGGTATATCATTTGCGAACATTGATCGACATATTACACGCTACACTTgccaattttaaattatatgataAGCGTTATAAATTGCTGCTTGAGGCTAATTGAATAAATGATAAATGATAGTAGACCTACATAATAcatctttgtttatttaaataatgattttgttggaaaattgaacattttaattttcaattctaaCCCTTTGGTTGCTGTACGATGCATTTCAAGATTCAGATAAACATTTATTCAAGGGCACATCTAGCGAAAATCGATTGtttcatatttaaatagtttataccattaaaaaaaacataataaaatttaaaatcgatacctcaaatagtttttgagttacaccTTTCTAAAATGTAGCCACGACGacaattttgggtaaaattcacattttttttaacgccgccattttgttcATTTATAATCTTGTCCATTTGAAATTATGTCATTTTATGCACAATAACTCCTCTTAAGACTTGTTTTTAGATTTCATTCATATAGAAGGGTACAGTAGTGAATAATCTTCTTTTTGTTGTAAACCTTGATCTACGCGCAAGCGACTGAAGTCAATTTGGTAAAGATAACGGTACATAGTTCCGAAAGCAGAGAAATTGAACTGATGATTAACGGTAGTCAAaagtatttacacacatacaacttaaactttattttgttgtatttatttaaaaataatttttaaattttattgtttagaCTAACTTACTATTATAAGGTTGTAATTTAATAATTGGTTACATCGCCTTTTGCATCAATAACTGCCTGAAATCTTCTTGGAATTGATTCAACCAAATTATGTACAAAGTCGATTGTCAATTTGGACcaaatttcgaatatttcaGTAATTGTGTCATTACGTTTCCGGTTCTTATCAATTGTCCTCTGACGTTTGATGGAAGCCCAAACATTTTCAATGATGCTTAGGTCGGGGCTCTGCGGAGGCCATGAAAGTACAACTTGATTTGTTTCAATTAAAACTTTCGTAGGTAACCATCCTCTATGACATCGAGCGTTGTCGTGTTATAAAATCCAGTCGATAGTTGGAAAAATCCGATTGCCCGATACAAGGGCATGGACATTTAAAATTGTGGTGTGCCCTCAATTGGTACCAAATCGCAAAAGCCGTAGTAAgacaaacatcaacaacaacagaaatgcAGCCTCATCTGTCCACAACATGTTGTACTAAAACTGTATAGGCCTTCGGATGTGCTCTAAAGCAAATGGAAGACGTCTCGCTTTGTTAATTTCGGAAATGGCGACCACTTTACTTACACGTAtgtgtttatattaatttcttttaatctCCGGCGAAGTGAAGTATCACTGACTGCTGCAATCCTAATGGGTCTTATAGTGGGATTTTGTATGATTGTCCCTATTAATTTCCGTCATTCTCTTTAAGTCATCACCGGTTTCCTCCCAGTCATCTTTCAATTGTtccagaaattattattttccttcTTTTTAACTAAATTGTAAATCGTAGCAAATTACTAACTCCGAAGATTACACGCCACTTTAAAACTTGGTAACAATCTCCGAGCTTCAATCGACAATTACTTTGTTTTCggcattttataatatttaaaatttttataatt encodes:
- the LOC106623357 gene encoding uncharacterized protein, with product MYNQHQKYFGLLQINNSQKLTKMFKLDAILAAVCLFAVATSVSAGLLETHHVVHEPVLAKVGAVVHSAPSAVSHQSITQVHSKAVVSPVLAHAVKTTVLAAPVVPVVHAAPVVHAAPVVHSVPVVHSVPVVHSAPVVKSIVSGPLAYTFHH
- the LOC106623356 gene encoding uncharacterized protein, with product MFKYFALVCVFAVATVSAGHLETHHVVHEPVLAKIGSVVHSAPSAVSHQSITQVHSKAVVSPVLAHAVKTTVHAAPVVPVVHAAPVVHAAPVVHSVPVVHSLPVLHSAPVVKSILSAPLAYTLHH